A genomic window from Nomascus leucogenys isolate Asia chromosome 10, Asia_NLE_v1, whole genome shotgun sequence includes:
- the LOC100579663 gene encoding zinc finger protein 44 isoform X1 codes for MFQDSVAFEDVAVNFTHEEWALLGPSQKNLYRDVMQETIRNLNCIGMKWETQNIDDQYQNLRRNPRCDMVERFGKSKDGSQCGETLSQIRNSIVNKNTPARVDACGSSVNGEVIMGHSSLNCYIRVDTGHKHRECHEYAEKPYTHKQCGKGLSYRHSFATRERPHTGKKPYDCKECGKTFSSPGNLRRHMVVKGGDGPYKCELCGKAFFWPSLLRMHERAHTGEKPYECKHCSKAFPVYSSYLRHEKIHTGEKPYECKQCSKAFPDYSSYLRHERTHTGEKPYKCKQCGKAFSVSGSLRVHERIHTGEKPYTCKQCGKAFCHLGSFQRHMITHSGDGPHKCKICGKGFDFPGSARIHEGTHTLEKPYECKQCGKLLSHRSSFRRHMMAHTGDGPHKCTVCGKAFDSPSVFQRHERTHTGEKPYECKQCGKAFRTSSSLRKHEKTHTGEQPYKCKCGKAFSDFFSFQSHETTHSEEEPYECKECGKAFSSFKYFCRHERTHSEEKSYECQTCGKAFSRFSYLKTHERTHTAEKPYECKQCRKAFFWPSFLLRHERTHTGERPYECKHCGKAFSRSSFCREHERTHTGEKPYECKECGKAFSSLSSFNRHKRTHLKDIL; via the exons ATGTTTCAGGACTCAGTGGCTTTTGAGGATGTGGCTGTGAACTTCACCCATGAGGAGTGGGCTTTGCTGGGTCCATCACAGAAGAATCTCTACAGAGATGTGATGCAAGAAACCATTAGGAACCTGAACTGTATAG GAATGAAATGGGAAACCCAGAACATTGATGATCAGTACCAAAATCTCAGGAGAAATCCAAG aTGTGATATGGTAGAGAGATTTGGTAAAAGTAAAGATGGTAGTCAGTGTGGAGAAACCTTAAGCCAGATTCGAAATAGTATTGTAAACAAGAACACTCCCGCCAGAGTAGATGCATGTGGAAGCAGTGTGAATGGAGAAGTCATAATGGGTCATTCATCCCTGAATTGCTACATCAGAGTTGACACTGGACACAAACACCGGGAGTGTCACGAATATGCAGAGAAGCCATATACACATAAGCAGTGTGGGAAAGGCTTAAGTTATCGCCACTCCTTTGCAACACGTGAAAGGCCTCACACTGGAAAGAAACCCTATGATTGTAAGGAATGTGGAAAAACCTTCAGTTCTCCTGGAAACCTTCGAAGACATATGGTAGTAAAAGGTGGAGATGGACCTTATAAATGTGAATTGTGTGGGAAAGCCTTTTTTTGGCCCAGTTTATTACGTATGCATGAAAGagctcacactggagagaaaccgtaTGAATGTAAGCACTGTTCTAAAGCCTTCCCTGTTTACAGTTCCTATCtaagacatgaaaaaatacacactggagagaaaccgtaTGAATGTAAGCAGTGTTCCAAAGCCTTCCCTGATTATAGTTCCTATCTAAGACATGaaagaactcacactggagagaaaccctacaaatgtaaacaatgtgggaaagccttcagtgtTTCCGGTTCCCTTCGAGTACATgaaagaattcacactggagagaaaccctatacaTGTAAACAGTGTGGGAAAGCGTTTTGTCATCTTGGAAGCTTTCAAAGACACATGATAACGCACAGTGGAGATGGACCTCATAAATGTAAGATATGTGGGAAAGGCTTTGATTTTCCTGGTTCAGCACGAATTCATGAAGGAACTCACACTctagagaaaccctatgaatgtaagcaaTGTGGGAAATTGTTATCTCATCGCTCAAGCTTTCGAAGACACATGATGGCACACACTGGAGATGGCCCTCATAAATGCACGGTATGTGGGAAAGCCTTTGATTCTCCCAGTGTATTTCAAAGACATGAaaggactcacactggagagaaaccctatgaatgcaagcaatgtgggaaagccttccgTACTTCCAGTTCCCTTCGAAAACATGAAAAAACACACACTGGAGAGCAACCCTATAAATGTAAATGTGGAAAAGCTTTtagtgatttcttttcctttcaaagtCATGAAACAACACACAGTGAAGAGGAGCCTTACGAATGTAAGGAGTGTGGGAAAGCATTTAGttcttttaaatacttttgtCGCCATGAAAGGACTCACAGTGAAGAAAAATCTTATGAGTGTCAAActtgtgggaaagccttcagtcgTTTCAGTTACTTAAAAACTCATGAAAGGACTCACACGGCAGAGAAACCATATGAATGTAAGCAATGCAGGAAAGCATTCTTTTGGCCCTCTTTCCTTCTAAGACATGAAAGGACTCACACTGGAGAAAGACCCTATGAATGTAAACACTGTGGTAAAGCCTTCAGTCGTTCCAGTTTCTGTCGAGAACATGaaagaactcacactggagagaagccctatgaatgtaaggaatgtgggaaagccttcagttCTCTCAGTTCCTTTAATAGACATAAAAGGACGCACTTGAAGGATATTCTATAA
- the LOC100579663 gene encoding zinc finger protein 44 isoform X2 — MDSVAFEDVAVNFTHEEWALLGPSQKNLYRDVMQETIRNLNCIGMKWETQNIDDQYQNLRRNPRCDMVERFGKSKDGSQCGETLSQIRNSIVNKNTPARVDACGSSVNGEVIMGHSSLNCYIRVDTGHKHRECHEYAEKPYTHKQCGKGLSYRHSFATRERPHTGKKPYDCKECGKTFSSPGNLRRHMVVKGGDGPYKCELCGKAFFWPSLLRMHERAHTGEKPYECKHCSKAFPVYSSYLRHEKIHTGEKPYECKQCSKAFPDYSSYLRHERTHTGEKPYKCKQCGKAFSVSGSLRVHERIHTGEKPYTCKQCGKAFCHLGSFQRHMITHSGDGPHKCKICGKGFDFPGSARIHEGTHTLEKPYECKQCGKLLSHRSSFRRHMMAHTGDGPHKCTVCGKAFDSPSVFQRHERTHTGEKPYECKQCGKAFRTSSSLRKHEKTHTGEQPYKCKCGKAFSDFFSFQSHETTHSEEEPYECKECGKAFSSFKYFCRHERTHSEEKSYECQTCGKAFSRFSYLKTHERTHTAEKPYECKQCRKAFFWPSFLLRHERTHTGERPYECKHCGKAFSRSSFCREHERTHTGEKPYECKECGKAFSSLSSFNRHKRTHLKDIL, encoded by the exons GACTCAGTGGCTTTTGAGGATGTGGCTGTGAACTTCACCCATGAGGAGTGGGCTTTGCTGGGTCCATCACAGAAGAATCTCTACAGAGATGTGATGCAAGAAACCATTAGGAACCTGAACTGTATAG GAATGAAATGGGAAACCCAGAACATTGATGATCAGTACCAAAATCTCAGGAGAAATCCAAG aTGTGATATGGTAGAGAGATTTGGTAAAAGTAAAGATGGTAGTCAGTGTGGAGAAACCTTAAGCCAGATTCGAAATAGTATTGTAAACAAGAACACTCCCGCCAGAGTAGATGCATGTGGAAGCAGTGTGAATGGAGAAGTCATAATGGGTCATTCATCCCTGAATTGCTACATCAGAGTTGACACTGGACACAAACACCGGGAGTGTCACGAATATGCAGAGAAGCCATATACACATAAGCAGTGTGGGAAAGGCTTAAGTTATCGCCACTCCTTTGCAACACGTGAAAGGCCTCACACTGGAAAGAAACCCTATGATTGTAAGGAATGTGGAAAAACCTTCAGTTCTCCTGGAAACCTTCGAAGACATATGGTAGTAAAAGGTGGAGATGGACCTTATAAATGTGAATTGTGTGGGAAAGCCTTTTTTTGGCCCAGTTTATTACGTATGCATGAAAGagctcacactggagagaaaccgtaTGAATGTAAGCACTGTTCTAAAGCCTTCCCTGTTTACAGTTCCTATCtaagacatgaaaaaatacacactggagagaaaccgtaTGAATGTAAGCAGTGTTCCAAAGCCTTCCCTGATTATAGTTCCTATCTAAGACATGaaagaactcacactggagagaaaccctacaaatgtaaacaatgtgggaaagccttcagtgtTTCCGGTTCCCTTCGAGTACATgaaagaattcacactggagagaaaccctatacaTGTAAACAGTGTGGGAAAGCGTTTTGTCATCTTGGAAGCTTTCAAAGACACATGATAACGCACAGTGGAGATGGACCTCATAAATGTAAGATATGTGGGAAAGGCTTTGATTTTCCTGGTTCAGCACGAATTCATGAAGGAACTCACACTctagagaaaccctatgaatgtaagcaaTGTGGGAAATTGTTATCTCATCGCTCAAGCTTTCGAAGACACATGATGGCACACACTGGAGATGGCCCTCATAAATGCACGGTATGTGGGAAAGCCTTTGATTCTCCCAGTGTATTTCAAAGACATGAaaggactcacactggagagaaaccctatgaatgcaagcaatgtgggaaagccttccgTACTTCCAGTTCCCTTCGAAAACATGAAAAAACACACACTGGAGAGCAACCCTATAAATGTAAATGTGGAAAAGCTTTtagtgatttcttttcctttcaaagtCATGAAACAACACACAGTGAAGAGGAGCCTTACGAATGTAAGGAGTGTGGGAAAGCATTTAGttcttttaaatacttttgtCGCCATGAAAGGACTCACAGTGAAGAAAAATCTTATGAGTGTCAAActtgtgggaaagccttcagtcgTTTCAGTTACTTAAAAACTCATGAAAGGACTCACACGGCAGAGAAACCATATGAATGTAAGCAATGCAGGAAAGCATTCTTTTGGCCCTCTTTCCTTCTAAGACATGAAAGGACTCACACTGGAGAAAGACCCTATGAATGTAAACACTGTGGTAAAGCCTTCAGTCGTTCCAGTTTCTGTCGAGAACATGaaagaactcacactggagagaagccctatgaatgtaaggaatgtgggaaagccttcagttCTCTCAGTTCCTTTAATAGACATAAAAGGACGCACTTGAAGGATATTCTATAA